In Paludibacter propionicigenes WB4, the genomic window AAAATAAAAGAAATGATTGAAAAATCAGGTCGGTAGTTTTTAGTCGGTAGTTCATAGTAAAAAGCAAGTAGATAATAATCAAATACAAAAAATAATTCAACAAGAAAAATGAGCGATCAGCGTTACAATTTAAGAGGCGTTTCTGCATCGAAAGAAGATGTACACAATGCAATTAAGAATATAGATAAAGGTTTATTTCCAAAGGCTTTTTGCAAGATTATCCCTGATTTTTTAGGCAACGATCCTGACTATTGCAACATCATGCACGCTGATGGAGCAGGCACCAAATCGTCGCTTGCTTATGTTTACTGGAAAGAAACCGGTGATATTTCAGTATGGAAAGGCATTGCACAAGATGCGCTAATTATGAATATTGATGATTTACTGTGCGTTGGGGCTACAGACAATATACTTCTTTCATCTACCATCGGAAGAAACAAAAACAGAATTCCGGGTGAAGTTATTTCAGCTATCATTAACGGAACCAATGAATTGGTTGAAGAGCTGGCCAACATGGGTGTAAACATTTACCCAACCGGTGGTGAAACAGCCGATGTCGGCGATCTGGTCCGCACAATAATAGTTGACAGCACGGTTACCTGCCGCATGAAACGCGCGGATGTCATAGACAATGCCAACATTCAACCCGGTGATGTAATTGTCGGACTTTCGTCGAGTGGACAAGCTACATACGAAAAGGAATATAACGGCGGAATGGGAAGTAATGGTCTTA contains:
- a CDS encoding AIR synthase related protein — encoded protein: MSDQRYNLRGVSASKEDVHNAIKNIDKGLFPKAFCKIIPDFLGNDPDYCNIMHADGAGTKSSLAYVYWKETGDISVWKGIAQDALIMNIDDLLCVGATDNILLSSTIGRNKNRIPGEVISAIINGTNELVEELANMGVNIYPTGGETADVGDLVRTIIVDSTVTCRMKRADVIDNANIQPGDVIVGLSSSGQATYEKEYNGGMGSNGLTSARHDVFANYLAAKYPESYNADIPQELAYSGSCKLTDAVEGLGIDAGKLVLSPTRTYAPVVKKLLSELRPNIHGMVHCSGGAQTKILHFIDNLKVVKNNLFPVPPLFQLIQKESGTDWKEMYKVFNMGHRLEVYLPAEYAQQVIEISKSFNIDAQIVGYCEHSDKKELLIESEFGKFEY